A single region of the bacterium genome encodes:
- a CDS encoding DUF4340 domain-containing protein → MKLLKPLLILIVLLALWAVVHFMSDRPDRPDEADVFKVQIDTTKVSRIEVSRTGGQLVLLRDQGAWSVQTPSGPRPAENDQIVSALSTLGSIQTSSLVSHNPDKQAEFQVDEASGTRVKVFGGGQEPFADIVIGRIGGFDQRRMYSQQSFNPQDFYTFMRRADSPNVFKVQGFFGAMLGTDSEQWRDHTLLAFDPAQARRVELMFPDTRAALQADTSGHVWRIEGGGAAPDSTVLRQMLGTLSSLRASTFVDSLPPADSLGLDPPQFTLRVTLADGATQGLEVGKETANNLFFCRVPGKEQVCTLARYRLDQVRKRPEELVAGAGKKQEPHPVK, encoded by the coding sequence ATGAAACTGCTTAAGCCTTTACTGATACTGATTGTCCTGCTGGCGCTCTGGGCGGTGGTCCATTTCATGTCGGACCGTCCGGACCGGCCGGACGAGGCGGATGTTTTCAAGGTGCAGATCGACACCACGAAAGTAAGCCGGATCGAGGTTTCGCGCACGGGCGGGCAACTCGTGCTGTTGCGCGACCAGGGCGCCTGGAGCGTGCAGACCCCGTCCGGGCCCCGTCCCGCCGAGAACGACCAGATCGTCTCGGCCCTGAGCACGCTTGGCTCCATCCAGACCTCCAGCTTGGTCAGCCACAACCCGGACAAGCAGGCCGAGTTTCAGGTGGACGAGGCCAGCGGCACGCGGGTGAAAGTGTTCGGTGGCGGCCAGGAACCGTTTGCCGACATCGTGATCGGCCGGATCGGCGGGTTCGACCAGCGCCGGATGTACAGCCAGCAGAGTTTCAACCCGCAGGATTTCTACACTTTCATGCGCCGGGCGGACAGCCCGAATGTCTTCAAGGTGCAGGGTTTCTTCGGGGCGATGCTGGGCACCGACTCCGAGCAGTGGCGCGACCACACCCTGCTGGCTTTCGACCCAGCCCAGGCGCGCCGGGTGGAGCTGATGTTCCCCGACACCCGGGCGGCGCTCCAGGCCGACACCAGCGGCCATGTCTGGCGGATCGAGGGCGGCGGCGCCGCACCGGACAGCACGGTGCTGCGCCAGATGCTCGGAACTCTCTCCTCGCTGCGGGCCAGCACCTTTGTCGACTCCCTGCCGCCCGCCGACAGCCTGGGCCTCGACCCGCCACAGTTCACGCTGCGGGTGACTCTGGCGGATGGCGCCACGCAGGGGCTGGAAGTGGGCAAGGAGACCGCGAACAACCTGTTTTTCTGCCGGGTGCCTGGCAAGGAGCAGGTCTGCACCCTGGCCCGCTACCGCCTGGACCAGGTGCGCAAGCGTCCCGAGGAGCTGGTGGCCGGGGCGGGCAAGAAACAGGAGCCACATCCCGTAAAATGA
- a CDS encoding ABC transporter permease subunit: MLNNALAVARKEFRSYFDSPIAYIFITAFLLLVNFLFFWTFFVAGQADMRPFFGFMPFVFLFFVPSITMRLWAEERKMGTLEVLLTLPVQEKEVVLGKFLSSFVFLALMLALTFNVPLLVGALGDPDWGQIICGYLGTLLLGASYLAIGLFASALSENQIIAFILAIVIGVALLIVGEWFFLMLLPDFMVPVLNYLGLATHFESMGRGVIDSRDILYYLSIIGVFLYLNVNVVENRSWV, from the coding sequence ATGCTCAACAATGCACTTGCCGTGGCGAGAAAAGAGTTCCGCAGCTATTTCGACTCTCCGATCGCCTACATTTTCATCACCGCGTTTCTGCTGCTGGTGAATTTCCTGTTCTTCTGGACTTTTTTCGTGGCCGGGCAGGCGGACATGCGCCCGTTCTTCGGCTTCATGCCTTTCGTTTTCCTGTTTTTCGTCCCCTCGATCACCATGCGTCTCTGGGCCGAGGAACGCAAGATGGGCACCCTGGAAGTGCTGCTCACCCTTCCGGTGCAGGAAAAAGAGGTGGTGCTGGGCAAGTTCCTCTCCAGTTTCGTGTTCCTGGCCCTGATGCTGGCGCTGACTTTCAACGTGCCGCTGCTGGTGGGCGCGCTGGGCGACCCCGACTGGGGCCAGATAATCTGCGGCTACCTGGGCACTCTGCTGCTGGGGGCGAGCTACCTGGCCATCGGGCTTTTCGCCTCGGCCCTGAGCGAGAACCAGATCATCGCTTTCATCCTGGCGATAGTGATCGGCGTGGCGCTGCTGATCGTGGGCGAGTGGTTTTTCCTGATGCTGCTGCCCGATTTCATGGTCCCGGTGCTCAACTATCTGGGCCTGGCCACGCATTTCGAGAGCATGGGCCGCGGGGTGATCGACAGCCGCGACATCCTCTACTACCTATCGATAATCGGGGTCTTCCTCTACCTCAACGTCAATGTCGTGGAGAACCGGAGCTGGGTCTGA
- a CDS encoding Gldg family protein, which translates to MSEKKPVNRLSNAAYVAIIIGIVAVVNLLGVRFFGRLDLTGNKLYSVSPVTKGILHELDDVVSVKAYFSKKLPVQISRLPEEVGDLLKEYQVYSHGNIHYERVDPADDEALQQKLAGLGVTPVTMTIIEKDERQQINGWLAIVVSYGDKSEAIPVVQNTGDLEYDLTSRIFRVTSTPDHVGFITTYSRHDLGNDYRAFAQELSKLHEIQPVDLNGGVPVPDSLPALIFAGPTDSVPDYVQYALDQYVMHGGKLICLVDDIRIDDSRGQPYPIEVHHGMDRVMMSWGFTLGHDVVQDPKSHSPQQVNQGIFTINRPNPFFPHVVKAQLGKHPVVGRLSEITFPYTGSINEPVTSDSSVVYSVLAWTSEAATSHRPPTYQPAGAPGRLAMAVLGTGRFKSAFAGPVVGVGAASPPFAAESPATGSILMVANSNFLENRYLYPGNLEFMLNAVDYMTIGDKLISIRTRPTTDRPLKSLGGEMKNFLRLLNIVGVPLLVILFGMMRFYLKRRDKAVRAHMQG; encoded by the coding sequence ATGAGCGAGAAGAAACCTGTCAACCGACTTTCCAACGCCGCCTATGTCGCGATCATCATCGGCATAGTCGCGGTAGTCAACCTTCTGGGCGTCCGGTTCTTCGGGCGGCTGGACCTGACCGGCAACAAGCTCTACTCGGTCAGCCCGGTCACCAAGGGCATCCTGCACGAGCTGGACGATGTGGTCTCGGTGAAAGCCTATTTCTCGAAGAAGCTGCCGGTGCAGATCTCGCGCCTGCCGGAGGAGGTGGGTGACCTGCTGAAGGAGTACCAGGTCTATTCCCACGGCAACATCCATTACGAGCGGGTTGACCCGGCGGATGACGAGGCGCTGCAGCAGAAACTGGCCGGCCTGGGGGTGACCCCGGTCACCATGACCATTATCGAGAAAGACGAGCGCCAGCAGATCAACGGCTGGCTGGCGATCGTGGTCAGCTACGGCGACAAGAGCGAGGCCATCCCGGTGGTCCAGAACACCGGCGACTTGGAATACGACCTGACCAGCCGTATTTTCCGAGTCACCTCCACGCCCGACCACGTGGGGTTCATCACCACCTACAGCCGTCACGACCTGGGCAACGACTACCGCGCTTTCGCCCAGGAGCTGAGCAAGCTGCATGAGATACAGCCCGTGGACCTCAACGGCGGCGTGCCGGTTCCCGACTCGTTGCCCGCGTTGATTTTCGCCGGGCCCACCGACAGCGTGCCGGATTACGTGCAGTACGCCCTGGACCAGTACGTGATGCACGGCGGCAAGCTGATCTGCCTGGTGGATGACATCCGCATCGACGACAGCCGCGGCCAGCCTTACCCGATCGAGGTGCACCACGGGATGGACCGGGTTATGATGTCCTGGGGCTTCACGCTGGGCCATGATGTGGTCCAGGATCCCAAGTCGCACTCGCCGCAGCAGGTGAACCAGGGGATATTCACGATCAACCGGCCCAACCCGTTCTTCCCGCACGTGGTCAAGGCCCAGTTGGGCAAGCACCCGGTGGTGGGCCGCCTGTCGGAGATCACTTTCCCTTACACCGGGTCGATCAACGAGCCGGTGACAAGTGACAGCTCGGTGGTTTACTCGGTGCTGGCCTGGACCAGCGAAGCCGCCACCAGCCACCGTCCGCCCACCTATCAGCCGGCCGGCGCCCCGGGCCGCCTGGCCATGGCCGTGCTGGGCACGGGACGTTTCAAGAGCGCCTTCGCCGGGCCGGTGGTCGGCGTGGGCGCGGCCAGTCCGCCCTTCGCGGCCGAAAGCCCGGCCACGGGCAGCATCCTGATGGTGGCCAACTCGAATTTTCTGGAGAACCGCTACCTCTACCCGGGCAACCTGGAGTTCATGCTCAACGCGGTGGATTACATGACCATCGGAGACAAGCTGATCTCGATCCGCACCCGCCCGACCACCGACCGTCCGCTCAAGAGCCTGGGCGGCGAGATGAAGAATTTCCTGCGGCTGCTCAACATCGTGGGGGTGCCGCTGCTGGTGATCCTGTTCGGCATGATGCGTTTCTACCTGAAACGCCGCGACAAGGCCGTGCGTGCACACATGCAGGGCTGA